The region GGCCGGCCGGTCAGATCGGCATTATGCATGCGTTTGTTGTGGATCAGAAGAAATGGGTATCAGACTCCAGGTTTCTGCATGCGCTCAACTACTGTATGCTGCTGCCAGGACCGGAGGCGCAACAACTGGCTACCTACATCGGGTGGTTGCTGCATGGGGTGAGAGGAGGTTTAACGGCAGGGATCCTGTTCGTGCTGCCCTCGGTGTTCATCCTGCTGGCATTGAGCATCGTGTATGTTACCTATGGCAGTATACCTTGGGTGGCGGCACTATTTTATGGGCTAAAGCCTGCCGTAGTAGCTATAGTAGCCCTGGCTTTGATTAAGATTGGTAAGAAAGCGCTGGTCAACTGGCTGCACTACGTGCTGGCCCTTCTGAGCTTTGTCCTGATCTTTTTCCTGGACGTGCCATTTCCGCTCATCATCCTGGGCGCAATTGTGGTGGCTGTCCTTATGCTGAAGGTGTTCCCGGCTGCCCTGCAACGGCGTGGGGGAGAAGAGCAGAAAATAACCGACGAGTCGGGCTACTACATTAATGCCGCGACAGTGCTGCCTGATACCGTATTCAGCTGGAAGAGGGTCAGTAAACAGTTGGCTGTCGCCGCCTTGCTTTGGGTAATCCCTTTCCTGTTGTTTTACCTCCTGCTGCAGGATAGCAGCTTCTGGAGCAATCTTTCCCTGTTCTTCACCAAAGCTGCTTTGGTGACCTTTGGCGGTGCCTATGCCGTGCTGCCTTATGTGGCGCAGGTAGCAGTAGAAAAGCTCAACTGGCTCAACAATTATCAGATGATCGATGGCCTGGCGTTGGGCGAAACCACTCCGGGACCTCTCATTATGGTACTGGCCTTTGTGGGGTTTATGGCAGGCTACAACCACTTTGCCGGCTCCCTGCTGATGGGCACAATCGGACTGGCAGTCACTACCTACTATACCTTCCTGCCTTGCTTCCTGTTCATACTGGTAGGTGCCCCGATTGTAGAAAGGACACAAAGCAACACCTCTATCAAGGCCATTTTAAGTATAGTGACGGCTGCTGTCGTGGGTGTTATTCTGAACCTGACAGTTTACTTTGGGCAGGCGGTAGTGCTCAGGAAAGGAGCTGGAGCGTTGGCAATAGACTACTTTAGCCTTGGCTGGATCGTTGTCTCTATACTGGCCATGTACCGGCTTAAAGTAGGTATGATTCCCTGGATAGCAGTCAGTGCACTGGCGGGTTTGGTGATGTACCTGTTAGGTTACTTTCAGCCCATCTAAATAAACACGATCTTAGTGACTCCAAAGAGATTAATTAGCAGTGATTTATCGTAAAAGGGAGCATGCCTATACCTTTTACACGATGACTATGAAAAGAATAACCGCTTCCCTGATCCTGTACCTCTGGCTTGTATCTGTTGCTATGGGCCAGCACGCTGCTGTGAATCAGCAGGCAAAGAAATTAAATATAGCCGCAATCGAGCAGGTGCTCGGCCTGAAGGGACAGGAAAACAATGGGGAGTATAAGGTAACCGTGCCGCAGCATGATGTGCAGGTGGAAGTAGATGGCTTTAAGATCATTCCGGCGATGGGTATGGGAAGCTGGGCTGCCTTTAGTCCTGCGCCGAATGGTGCTATGGTGATGGGGGGTGTTGTGCTGAAAGAGGAGGAGGTCGCGCCTGTGCAGCAGGTGGTTATCGGCAATGGCTTAACCACTACAGGTTTGCACAACCATTTTGTGCGGGAGAAGCCCGACATCATGTACATGCACATCGGGGGTAGCGGAACAGAGGAAGTTTTGGCAAAGGGAGTGAAAGCCGTATTGGATAAGATAACAGCGTTAAGAGGCGGAGACCCCGGTAAGGCAAAAGCGGAGCAGGTTCAGAACTCGCTGGATGTGCAGCAGATTGCCTCTATACTTGGCCACGAGGGAGAAAGGAGCAGCGGTGTTTATAAAGTTACAATAGGCCGGCCCGATGTAAAGCTGCAGGAGCATGGGCAAAAAGTAAGCCCTTTTATGGGCTTCAACACCTGGGCCGCCTGGCAGGGTACACCGGAACGTGCTGCTGTGGCCGGCGACTTTGCCATGCTGGAGGATGAGATGGCACCTGTGATCAAAGCCTTGGTAGAAAATGGAATAGAAGTAGTAGCCGTGCATAACCACATGGTACACGAAAAGCCACGTATCTTCTTCCTGCACTACTGGGGCGTGGGACCTGTTGAAAATTGGCAACGGGCTTGAAAGCTGCGCTGGATCAGACGGGCAAATCTGAAAGCAACAGCCATCAGTAAATTTACACCTGCTATTGCGGGCTTTATCTTAAGTTATTGTTGTCTGCTTGTCTACTGATCAGTCGCCAGTAGATCATCTCATCATCTCTGACGGTTTCCTGCATGCCTAACTTTTCCAGCAGCCGGATCGAAGCCGTGTTTTCCAGAAGGCAATTTGCTGTAACAACTTTCACCTGAGGGTGGCGAAAGGCCCATTCCACAAGGGCCCTGGCCGTTTCAAGCCCGTAACCTTTCTGCTGCTCCTGCTCGATAATAGAATAGCCAATGTCTACAACCCCTTCCTGATTCGGTGCCCCTTTAAAACCAGCATCTCCAATAACAGTGGCATTATGTTGCAGCACGATCATCCACGATTCAAACCCTGTTGGCTCCGGCAGTTGCTCCAGCCGTTTAATGATCCGGGGCAAGCTGTCCATGCTTTCCTGATCAGGCCAGAAGCGGGTAGGCTGCAGG is a window of Pontibacter kalidii DNA encoding:
- the chrA gene encoding chromate efflux transporter — encoded protein: MQAADTSATTTLANQKPSFREAFFFWLKLGFISFGGPAGQIGIMHAFVVDQKKWVSDSRFLHALNYCMLLPGPEAQQLATYIGWLLHGVRGGLTAGILFVLPSVFILLALSIVYVTYGSIPWVAALFYGLKPAVVAIVALALIKIGKKALVNWLHYVLALLSFVLIFFLDVPFPLIILGAIVVAVLMLKVFPAALQRRGGEEQKITDESGYYINAATVLPDTVFSWKRVSKQLAVAALLWVIPFLLFYLLLQDSSFWSNLSLFFTKAALVTFGGAYAVLPYVAQVAVEKLNWLNNYQMIDGLALGETTPGPLIMVLAFVGFMAGYNHFAGSLLMGTIGLAVTTYYTFLPCFLFILVGAPIVERTQSNTSIKAILSIVTAAVVGVILNLTVYFGQAVVLRKGAGALAIDYFSLGWIVVSILAMYRLKVGMIPWIAVSALAGLVMYLLGYFQPI
- a CDS encoding DUF1259 domain-containing protein; protein product: MKRITASLILYLWLVSVAMGQHAAVNQQAKKLNIAAIEQVLGLKGQENNGEYKVTVPQHDVQVEVDGFKIIPAMGMGSWAAFSPAPNGAMVMGGVVLKEEEVAPVQQVVIGNGLTTTGLHNHFVREKPDIMYMHIGGSGTEEVLAKGVKAVLDKITALRGGDPGKAKAEQVQNSLDVQQIASILGHEGERSSGVYKVTIGRPDVKLQEHGQKVSPFMGFNTWAAWQGTPERAAVAGDFAMLEDEMAPVIKALVENGIEVVAVHNHMVHEKPRIFFLHYWGVGPVENWQRA
- a CDS encoding GNAT family N-acetyltransferase, whose product is MSIKPIYTNRLVLVPFTLPVARALLAFNTNILAGIGLQPTRFWPDQESMDSLPRIIKRLEQLPEPTGFESWMIVLQHNATVIGDAGFKGAPNQEGVVDIGYSIIEQEQQKGYGLETARALVEWAFRHPQVKVVTANCLLENTASIRLLEKLGMQETVRDDEMIYWRLISRQADNNNLR